One stretch of Methanococcus voltae DNA includes these proteins:
- a CDS encoding M42 family metallopeptidase has product MSTLDYLKDLATEKGISGNEDNVRNYMRKELEKYADEIYEDNFGNLIAKKGSKGPKVMIATHMDEIGLMVKYIDDKGFLKFVKIGGINDQMLLNQKVVVHTTKGDIIGVLGSKPPHKMDESERNKLIKSDLMFIDVGASNREEAEAMGIEIGTAISFRTDFDMLGDKRVTCKSFDNRAGCAVLLEAMKQISESSEKEGLDCQFYAVGTVQEEVGLKGAKTSAFGINPDIAFALDVTICGDHPGIKLEDAPVEMGKGPVVTIADASGRGILVSGKVLKMLREINKKEVEGKIETEIPVQYEVGDGGTTDATAIHLTRDGIPTGVVSVPSRYIHTPVEVIEIEDLENTTKLILKCLENVHKYF; this is encoded by the coding sequence GTGTCTACATTGGACTATTTAAAAGATTTAGCAACTGAAAAAGGTATTTCAGGAAATGAAGATAATGTAAGAAATTACATGAGAAAAGAATTAGAAAAATATGCTGACGAAATATACGAGGATAATTTTGGTAATTTAATCGCAAAAAAAGGTTCAAAAGGACCTAAAGTAATGATTGCAACACACATGGATGAAATAGGTTTAATGGTAAAATACATTGACGATAAAGGTTTCTTAAAATTCGTTAAAATAGGCGGAATAAACGATCAAATGTTATTAAACCAAAAAGTAGTTGTTCACACTACAAAAGGTGACATAATCGGTGTTTTAGGTTCAAAACCACCTCACAAAATGGATGAAAGCGAAAGAAACAAATTAATAAAATCCGATTTAATGTTTATCGATGTAGGTGCTTCAAACAGAGAAGAAGCAGAAGCTATGGGTATCGAAATAGGAACTGCTATCTCATTTAGAACAGACTTCGATATGCTCGGAGATAAAAGGGTAACTTGCAAATCATTTGATAACAGAGCAGGTTGTGCCGTGCTTTTAGAAGCTATGAAGCAGATTTCTGAATCAAGCGAAAAAGAAGGACTAGATTGCCAATTTTACGCAGTAGGTACTGTTCAAGAAGAAGTTGGTTTAAAAGGTGCTAAAACATCAGCATTTGGGATAAACCCTGACATAGCATTTGCTTTAGACGTTACAATCTGTGGAGATCACCCAGGAATTAAATTAGAGGACGCACCTGTAGAAATGGGCAAAGGGCCTGTTGTTACAATCGCAGATGCTTCAGGAAGAGGCATCCTCGTAAGTGGAAAAGTCTTAAAAATGTTAAGAGAAATCAATAAAAAAGAAGTTGAAGGAAAAATAGAAACTGAAATACCTGTTCAATATGAAGTAGGAGATGGCGGAACGACTGATGCAACAGCTATTCACTTAACAAGAGACGGTATACCAACAGGGGTTGTTTCAGTGCCTTCAAGATACATACACACACCAGTGGAAGTTATAGAAATTGAAGATTTAGAAAATACCACCAAATTAATATTAAAATGTTTAGAAAATGTACATAAATACTTTTAA
- a CDS encoding rhodanese-like domain-containing protein, translating into MDEEILSRLLTFKKDVVLVIMLHNGSKVITDGKKILAGKLSGELASFILKTSKGIKKPEVFTFEKIESENKLIYFEPINIKSFLNSIGKELDESLITNEELNYLLPDNDLEYDGMYLIGDEDATINDFDENYILVDARSPHEYHEKRIPHSINIPLFMDDEHKNMGIVFKKEGNEKAIELAGQYMKAGIPRLVDEFLQLDKSKEIIVYCARGGMRSQTITTLLKLMGFKTRRLVGGFKAYKLK; encoded by the coding sequence ATGGACGAAGAAATACTTTCAAGGTTACTAACTTTTAAAAAAGATGTGGTATTAGTAATTATGCTACATAACGGTTCAAAAGTAATAACCGATGGGAAAAAAATACTTGCAGGTAAATTAAGTGGAGAATTGGCATCTTTCATATTAAAAACTTCAAAAGGAATCAAAAAACCAGAAGTTTTTACATTTGAAAAGATTGAAAGCGAAAATAAATTAATTTATTTTGAGCCTATAAACATTAAATCTTTCTTGAATTCAATAGGTAAGGAATTAGATGAATCTTTAATAACAAATGAGGAATTAAACTATCTTTTACCCGATAATGACCTAGAATATGATGGAATGTACCTAATAGGTGATGAAGATGCAACTATTAATGATTTTGACGAGAATTATATACTAGTTGATGCAAGGTCGCCTCATGAGTATCATGAAAAAAGAATACCTCATTCAATAAACATACCTCTCTTTATGGATGATGAACATAAAAATATGGGCATTGTTTTCAAAAAAGAAGGTAATGAAAAAGCTATCGAGCTTGCAGGGCAATATATGAAGGCAGGAATTCCAAGATTAGTTGATGAATTCTTACAATTGGATAAAAGCAAAGAAATAATCGTATATTGTGCAAGGGGCGGTATGAGAAGCCAAACAATAACTACACTCTTGAAATTAATGGGTTTTAAAACAAGGCGATTAGTAGGGGGCTTTAAAGCTTATAAACTTAAATAA
- a CDS encoding selenouridine synthase SelU-like subunit, with translation MIIIGLFGKTGCGKTEILELLKENNYSVVDIEGCANTKGSVLGDLYHLKQNDQETFDRLIKEQHEKALEKGYCIVEFEGRYIGGQDKVKIPEPYSDLKNYSNNILIDCPYDCQMKRLLKWYEPQNEEEKEVLIGKINLLQSFFKHKMVDVLKEIEGLIKNDEYYKASEMIEENLYADHYLRHIQKVDCALEINNINSKESFGDVEKFINLVLKENNLEI, from the coding sequence ATGATAATTATCGGATTATTTGGAAAAACGGGTTGTGGAAAGACCGAAATATTAGAATTATTAAAAGAAAATAACTATTCCGTAGTAGATATAGAAGGCTGTGCAAACACCAAAGGGAGCGTTTTAGGGGACTTGTATCATTTAAAACAGAATGATCAGGAAACTTTTGACAGATTAATAAAAGAGCAACACGAAAAAGCATTAGAAAAAGGTTATTGTATCGTAGAATTTGAAGGTAGGTACATAGGCGGACAAGATAAAGTTAAAATCCCCGAACCGTATTCTGATTTGAAAAACTATAGCAATAATATTTTAATCGATTGCCCATACGATTGTCAAATGAAAAGGCTTTTAAAATGGTATGAACCTCAAAATGAAGAAGAAAAAGAGGTTTTAATAGGTAAAATTAACTTATTACAAAGTTTTTTTAAACATAAAATGGTTGACGTCCTTAAAGAGATTGAAGGGCTAATTAAAAATGATGAGTATTATAAAGCTTCCGAAATGATTGAAGAAAACCTTTATGCAGATCATTATTTAAGACATATTCAAAAAGTCGACTGTGCTTTGGAAATAAACAATATAAATTCGAAAGAATCCTTCGGAGATGTGGAGAAGTTTATAAATTTAGTTTTAAAAGAAAACAATTTAGAAATTTAA
- a CDS encoding HesA/MoeB/ThiF family protein — protein sequence MDYERYARQINLDGFGRESQDKLLNSKVTVIGAGGLGSIVLQYLTSAGIGEINILDYQDIELSNLNRQIIHNETNLGQLKVDSAKEKLEKLNANVKINTFNQKLEKKDLDSNLKFINESDLIIDCLDNFEARYILNDLALKYNKPLVHGAIEGMHGQVTTMIPGETPCLRCTFKTKENKDKVPVLGFTAGVIGSIQVGEAIKYITGYGETLKNKLLSVNLKNNEFLTFKIKKNPNCSCNGTN from the coding sequence ATGGATTACGAAAGATATGCTCGACAAATTAATTTAGATGGATTTGGTCGCGAGTCACAAGACAAATTACTGAATTCTAAGGTTACAGTGATTGGAGCGGGTGGTTTAGGCTCGATAGTTTTGCAATATTTGACCTCTGCAGGTATTGGCGAAATTAACATATTGGATTACCAAGATATAGAATTATCAAACCTTAATCGTCAAATAATTCATAATGAAACTAATTTGGGTCAATTAAAAGTAGATTCAGCAAAGGAAAAATTAGAAAAGCTAAATGCCAATGTAAAAATAAATACATTTAATCAGAAGTTAGAAAAAAAAGATTTAGATTCAAATCTAAAATTTATAAACGAAAGTGATTTAATAATTGATTGTCTTGATAACTTTGAAGCAAGGTATATTTTAAATGATTTGGCTTTAAAATACAATAAACCATTGGTACATGGCGCAATTGAGGGTATGCACGGACAAGTTACAACAATGATACCGGGGGAAACTCCTTGTTTACGATGTACCTTTAAAACAAAAGAAAATAAGGATAAAGTACCAGTTTTAGGATTTACTGCGGGTGTCATTGGATCCATACAAGTGGGAGAAGCTATAAAATATATCACAGGATATGGGGAAACTTTAAAAAACAAACTATTATCTGTAAATTTAAAAAATAATGAGTTTTTGACATTTAAAATTAAGAAAAATCCAAATTGTAGTTGCAATGGTACTAACTAA
- the thpR gene encoding RNA 2',3'-cyclic phosphodiesterase, with protein MTIKVIIQGYYSSDYRDKMRCFLAIELDEEINLKINEFKKDLINELNSKNENNGNNTNNTNNKIKFVEDENIHITVKFLGDISEKQLEDLKKVKLNINKNIEVKGLGIFPNKYEPRVLWIGISDLEEEFKEVDKKLSKIGFKREYGVNYTKKIIAHLTIGRIKNINYDTKKWILQLVKNNKSLEFGSCNINKISLKKSTLTPNGPIYETIHEYKK; from the coding sequence ATGACTATTAAAGTTATTATACAAGGTTATTACAGTAGTGACTATCGTGATAAAATGAGATGTTTTTTAGCAATCGAATTGGATGAAGAAATCAATTTAAAGATTAATGAATTTAAAAAAGATTTGATAAATGAATTAAATAGTAAAAATGAAAATAATGGTAACAATACGAATAATACGAATAATAAAATAAAATTTGTAGAAGATGAAAATATACATATTACCGTAAAATTTTTAGGAGATATATCAGAAAAACAACTTGAAGATTTAAAAAAGGTTAAACTGAATATTAATAAAAATATAGAAGTAAAAGGTTTGGGAATATTTCCTAATAAATACGAACCAAGGGTTTTATGGATTGGAATTTCTGATTTAGAGGAGGAATTTAAAGAAGTGGACAAAAAATTGTCTAAAATTGGATTTAAAAGGGAATATGGTGTTAATTATACTAAAAAAATAATTGCGCACCTAACTATTGGACGAATTAAAAATATTAACTACGATACTAAGAAATGGATATTGCAACTTGTTAAAAATAATAAATCTCTCGAATTTGGAAGCTGTAATATTAATAAAATTTCTTTGAAGAAAAGTACCTTAACGCCAAATGGGCCAATATATGAAACCATACATGAATACAAAAAATAA
- a CDS encoding winged helix-turn-helix transcriptional regulator — translation MDNKDMDILNMLMDDGRMAFTEIAKKLKTSESSVRKRVKKMEDEGVIKGYTTNINTSKLGYGVVALTGFDTNPEDFLSVAQSLCEFEEIKKVYTSTGDHMIMTEIWAKDGKELSDILFNKLGTIKGIKKICPAIILEQLK, via the coding sequence TTGGATAATAAAGATATGGATATTTTAAATATGCTTATGGATGATGGCAGAATGGCATTTACCGAAATTGCAAAAAAGCTTAAAACAAGCGAAAGTTCTGTTAGAAAGCGAGTAAAAAAGATGGAAGATGAAGGGGTTATTAAGGGGTATACAACCAACATAAATACCTCAAAACTTGGATACGGCGTAGTTGCTTTAACTGGTTTTGACACAAACCCTGAAGATTTTTTATCTGTTGCACAAAGTTTATGCGAGTTTGAGGAGATTAAAAAAGTGTATACCTCAACTGGCGATCACATGATTATGACAGAAATATGGGCAAAAGATGGTAAAGAACTATCAGACATCTTATTTAATAAATTGGGCACTATTAAGGGTATTAAAAAAATATGCCCTGCAATTATCCTCGAGCAATTAAAATAA
- a CDS encoding ABC transporter ATP-binding protein codes for MTLQIKNVTKRYTGKNEVLAVDNVSLEIGESEFISIVGPSGCGKSTLLRMVAGLETISDGEIIFNGNKVEGTNAERGMVFQQYTLMPWRTVLQNITFGLEVKNIPKEERLTIARKYIQMIGLEDFENSYPYELSGGMQQRVAIARTLANDPQIVLMDEPFGALDAQTRSMLQNHLLKIWETDKKTILFITHSVDEAIYLSDKVVIMSARPGKIKEIVDINIERPRSRISSEFLDYKKRIYDSLKEEVLKSYK; via the coding sequence ATGACTTTGCAAATTAAAAACGTTACAAAGAGATATACGGGTAAAAATGAAGTACTTGCAGTAGATAACGTTTCCTTGGAAATCGGTGAAAGTGAATTTATATCAATTGTAGGCCCTAGTGGTTGCGGAAAATCAACACTTTTAAGAATGGTTGCAGGACTCGAAACAATATCCGACGGGGAAATAATATTCAATGGAAACAAAGTAGAAGGCACAAATGCAGAACGAGGTATGGTATTTCAACAATATACACTTATGCCTTGGCGAACTGTGCTACAAAATATCACTTTTGGTCTTGAAGTTAAAAACATTCCAAAAGAAGAAAGATTAACTATTGCAAGAAAGTACATACAAATGATTGGTTTAGAAGATTTTGAGAATTCATACCCTTACGAATTGAGTGGCGGAATGCAACAAAGAGTTGCAATAGCTAGAACTCTTGCAAATGATCCCCAAATTGTACTTATGGATGAGCCTTTTGGTGCATTAGATGCTCAAACTAGATCCATGTTACAAAATCATCTCTTAAAAATATGGGAAACAGATAAGAAAACAATACTTTTTATAACTCACAGCGTAGACGAAGCAATTTACTTATCGGACAAAGTTGTCATTATGAGTGCAAGACCCGGTAAAATTAAAGAGATTGTCGATATAAATATTGAAAGACCAAGGAGTAGGATTAGTTCTGAATTTTTAGATTATAAGAAAAGAATATACGATAGTTTAAAAGAAGAAGTTTTAAAATCCTACAAATAA
- a CDS encoding ABC transporter permease yields MKNLKGILLPALIVVAWEVFAIYVGRPTVIPRLEAIIAVLLNPTMTLLGTGTIIDNSIISITRVLTGFLVAFAVAVPMGIMMGYYKPINDIFDTFIELLRPIPPLAWVPLTLAWFGVGGVSIIFIIFIGAFFPILINTVAGVKEVPKILIEASKTLGCTGANVLKKVIIPAASPSILTGLRVGAGIAWMCVVAAEMLPGSDSGLGYLIMYAYSLSRMDIIVAAMIVIGIIGIVLDRGLRYIEDKKFKWKSMVK; encoded by the coding sequence GTGAAGAATTTAAAAGGTATACTATTGCCTGCATTAATAGTCGTTGCTTGGGAGGTTTTTGCAATTTATGTGGGAAGACCAACTGTAATTCCCAGATTGGAAGCAATAATTGCAGTATTGTTAAACCCTACAATGACTCTGTTAGGTACTGGTACAATTATCGATAACTCAATTATAAGCATTACAAGAGTTTTAACCGGATTTTTGGTAGCTTTTGCAGTTGCAGTCCCTATGGGTATTATGATGGGATATTACAAGCCCATAAATGACATTTTTGATACGTTTATAGAACTTTTAAGACCAATACCACCATTAGCGTGGGTTCCTTTAACCTTAGCTTGGTTTGGTGTAGGCGGTGTTTCAATAATTTTTATCATATTCATAGGTGCATTTTTCCCTATATTGATAAATACCGTCGCAGGTGTAAAAGAAGTCCCAAAAATTTTGATAGAGGCTTCAAAAACGTTAGGTTGTACAGGAGCTAACGTTTTGAAAAAGGTAATCATACCAGCAGCTTCTCCGAGCATATTAACAGGTTTAAGAGTCGGAGCAGGTATTGCATGGATGTGTGTGGTTGCAGCAGAGATGTTGCCCGGGAGCGATTCCGGATTGGGCTATTTAATCATGTACGCATACTCATTAAGTAGAATGGATATTATTGTGGCCGCTATGATAGTTATTGGTATTATAGGTATAGTTTTAGACCGTGGATTAAGATATATAGAAGATAAGAAATTTAAATGGAAATCCATGGTTAAATAA
- a CDS encoding PLAT/LH2 domain-containing protein: protein MGVKYKINIKTEDRRYAGTDSNVFLKLYGERGISETYRLNKYIKGNAFKRNATDHVELDVGQDIGDIYKIKLSTDGRFAGSGWLPDFITVINDGSDRQETKFFVNQWLDGNEVERNAVNYNSASVDPIEQNSISVAGETKIFDNRQGNEPIDYSFRFLSKFTTEIDFLEKTASTISTGTEIKGSFLDYFEMCVKLEATGAVENQIAKKIGTEELIEESVAMTIPAKEMIELTPYWVTNYYRDMVSMGDSSIELLVPYQKEFGGYKIIRIDAQNNQNVMVNKR, encoded by the coding sequence ATGGGTGTAAAATATAAAATAAACATAAAAACAGAAGATAGAAGATATGCTGGCACTGATTCAAATGTGTTCTTAAAATTATATGGGGAAAGAGGAATTAGTGAAACCTACAGGTTAAATAAATATATTAAAGGAAACGCTTTTAAAAGAAACGCGACAGACCACGTTGAATTAGATGTTGGACAAGATATTGGGGATATATATAAAATAAAATTATCTACCGACGGTAGATTTGCAGGTTCTGGCTGGTTACCTGACTTTATAACAGTTATAAACGATGGTTCCGATAGGCAAGAAACTAAATTCTTCGTTAATCAATGGCTTGATGGTAACGAAGTTGAGAGAAATGCGGTAAATTACAATAGTGCTTCAGTTGACCCTATTGAACAAAATTCGATATCCGTGGCGGGAGAAACTAAAATATTTGACAATAGGCAAGGTAACGAACCTATAGACTATAGCTTTAGATTTTTAAGTAAGTTTACGACTGAAATAGATTTTTTAGAAAAAACAGCTTCGACTATTTCGACAGGTACTGAAATAAAGGGTTCATTTTTAGATTACTTTGAAATGTGCGTAAAATTAGAAGCTACTGGGGCGGTTGAAAATCAGATTGCGAAAAAAATAGGCACTGAAGAGTTGATTGAAGAAAGCGTAGCTATGACAATCCCTGCAAAGGAAATGATTGAATTAACGCCTTATTGGGTAACAAACTATTATAGGGACATGGTTAGTATGGGCGATAGCTCTATAGAACTACTTGTACCTTATCAAAAGGAATTTGGCGGTTATAAGATAATTAGGATAGATGCTCAAAACAACCAAAATGTTATGGTAAATAAAAGGTAA
- a CDS encoding PLAT/LH2 domain-containing protein codes for MPEDEHKRYIVQIKTQDRKYAGTDSNVFLKLYGDVGVSKKYILNEYLAGNPFKEGSLVQLELNNGKDIGDIYKIKLSTDATVGNSGWLPEYVTVKNKHGNSAENKFYINEWLNGKEIERNSINYKTLQIQITDEQSFLIPGQSKTIDNRDGSQYNHQEIVFTNKFVYNIDYIGNEVSGIVDTEEDRFKNFEWFKHRLETEGKGALENQMGKKLGFEETLYKEADFSHREYQYELYELTPYWETKYHRQLIEMGSCSLKAFVPYSCEYWGYKLTITDKENNQKVEWHKKP; via the coding sequence ATGCCGGAAGATGAACATAAAAGATATATTGTCCAAATAAAGACTCAAGACCGTAAATATGCAGGTACTGATTCGAATGTTTTTTTAAAACTATATGGTGACGTTGGAGTAAGTAAAAAATACATATTAAATGAATATTTAGCGGGTAATCCTTTTAAAGAAGGTTCCCTAGTTCAATTGGAATTGAATAACGGTAAGGATATTGGAGATATTTACAAAATAAAATTATCCACAGATGCGACAGTTGGAAATTCAGGATGGTTGCCAGAGTACGTCACTGTTAAGAATAAACATGGAAACAGTGCGGAAAATAAATTTTATATCAATGAGTGGTTAAATGGAAAAGAAATAGAAAGAAACTCGATAAATTACAAAACACTACAAATTCAAATTACGGATGAGCAGTCTTTTTTAATTCCTGGTCAATCTAAAACTATAGACAATAGGGATGGTAGCCAGTATAACCATCAAGAAATTGTTTTTACAAACAAATTCGTATACAATATTGACTATATAGGCAATGAGGTGTCCGGGATAGTCGATACTGAAGAGGATAGATTCAAAAATTTTGAATGGTTCAAACATAGGTTAGAAACTGAAGGTAAGGGTGCTTTGGAAAATCAAATGGGGAAAAAACTGGGATTTGAAGAAACTTTGTACAAAGAAGCGGATTTTTCACATCGTGAATATCAATATGAATTGTATGAATTAACCCCCTATTGGGAAACTAAGTACCATAGACAGCTTATTGAGATGGGTAGTTGTTCATTGAAAGCATTTGTACCATACTCTTGCGAATATTGGGGTTATAAGTTAACAATAACCGATAAAGAAAATAATCAAAAAGTTGAATGGCATAAAAAACCATAA
- a CDS encoding damage-control phosphatase ARMT1 family protein produces MKIKPSCSICISRQIVDAINEITDDDAKKFELIKSTMQKITDVYGAEAVPAWMGTHVHRHIKDISNSKDPYEKLKRNANVYAKQYLTKTILDEVNEGDELKRLQNKAKLAIAGNVIDFGPYGTKDNIEHKVEQTIEGILDIDYSKELLEDLKNKKSNEKSKIIYICDNAGEIVFDRPLVEELMNYADVTVAVKGKPILNDATMEDAIEAGITDITKVITSGTDVIGTRFEESSEEFRNEFKTADIVISKGMGNYESLTEYELLKNENSSSKPIYYIFKAKCEPIAEYNNVHVGANVLLKGTIFYNF; encoded by the coding sequence TTGAAAATAAAACCATCATGCTCAATATGTATAAGTAGACAAATAGTTGACGCAATAAACGAAATAACGGACGACGACGCCAAGAAATTCGAGTTAATAAAATCCACCATGCAGAAAATAACCGATGTTTATGGTGCTGAAGCTGTCCCTGCGTGGATGGGTACCCATGTACACAGACATATAAAAGACATCAGCAATTCCAAAGACCCTTACGAGAAATTAAAGAGAAATGCAAACGTATATGCAAAGCAATACCTCACAAAAACCATTCTCGATGAAGTAAACGAAGGGGACGAATTAAAACGGTTACAAAATAAGGCAAAATTAGCAATTGCGGGAAATGTAATTGATTTCGGACCTTATGGGACTAAAGATAATATCGAACATAAGGTTGAGCAAACAATAGAAGGAATTTTAGATATTGACTATTCAAAGGAACTTTTAGAGGATTTAAAAAACAAAAAAAGCAATGAAAAGTCAAAAATAATATATATCTGTGACAATGCCGGCGAAATAGTATTTGATAGACCATTAGTTGAAGAATTGATGAATTATGCAGATGTGACAGTTGCAGTAAAAGGTAAACCAATTTTAAACGATGCTACAATGGAAGATGCCATAGAAGCAGGTATTACTGACATAACAAAAGTTATAACCAGCGGTACAGACGTAATTGGTACAAGGTTTGAAGAATCTTCCGAAGAGTTTAGAAATGAATTTAAAACCGCTGACATTGTTATTTCAAAAGGTATGGGTAACTACGAGAGTTTAACCGAATATGAGCTATTAAAAAATGAAAATAGTAGTTCAAAACCAATATACTATATATTCAAAGCAAAATGTGAGCCTATTGCAGAATATAACAACGTACACGTCGGTGCAAATGTATTATTAAAAGGTACAATCTTTTATAACTTTTAA
- the rpiA gene encoding ribose-5-phosphate isomerase RpiA produces the protein MAKKKSAETQDDLKLKVAQEASKLVKDEMVIGLGSGSTANMFIKELGKRIVEEELYIYGVPTSFDAKMLASQCGIPLVSLDQAGQIDLAVDGADEVEEGTLALIKGGGGCHTMEKVIDYSAKEFVVLVDESKVVPSLGENTPVPLEVLPFAYSTVLNTLLEMNTAPSIRVSGGKMGPVITDNGNMIIDVFTKIDEAAVKEKELNNIVGVVENGIFSKCDKVLVGNSTKKVKVLKK, from the coding sequence ATGGCTAAGAAAAAATCCGCAGAAACACAGGATGATTTAAAATTAAAAGTAGCACAAGAAGCGTCTAAATTAGTTAAAGATGAAATGGTTATCGGTTTAGGTTCCGGTTCAACCGCAAACATGTTTATTAAAGAATTAGGAAAAAGAATAGTGGAAGAAGAGTTATACATTTACGGGGTACCTACATCCTTTGACGCTAAAATGTTAGCAAGTCAATGTGGAATACCATTAGTTTCACTCGACCAAGCAGGTCAAATCGATCTTGCAGTAGATGGTGCAGATGAAGTAGAAGAAGGAACCTTAGCACTCATAAAAGGCGGTGGCGGTTGCCATACAATGGAAAAAGTTATCGATTATTCCGCTAAAGAATTTGTAGTTTTAGTTGACGAAAGTAAAGTAGTGCCTTCATTAGGTGAAAATACACCGGTACCTTTAGAAGTATTACCTTTCGCATACTCAACAGTTTTAAACACATTATTAGAAATGAACACCGCTCCTTCAATTAGAGTTTCAGGCGGTAAAATGGGTCCAGTTATCACAGACAATGGAAACATGATTATCGATGTATTTACAAAAATAGATGAAGCAGCTGTAAAGGAAAAAGAGTTAAACAACATCGTGGGAGTTGTGGAAAACGGTATTTTCTCAAAATGTGACAAAGTACTCGTAGGTAACAGCACTAAAAAAGTAAAAGTTTTAAAGAAATAA
- a CDS encoding FKBP-type peptidyl-prolyl cis-trans isomerase, translated as MVSKGSRIKVDYIGRFEDGGIFDTSIEAVAKEEGLYDENRPYEPLEFVVGEGQMIQGFEEAVLDLSVGEEITVTLPPEKAYGQRNDELVEKIPRNLFENAEFEPEEGMCIMLGEMYPPAIIAEVTEEEVVIDFNPELAGETLVFTIKLLEEVE; from the coding sequence ATGGTTTCAAAAGGAAGTAGAATAAAAGTAGACTACATCGGTAGATTTGAAGATGGAGGGATATTTGACACCTCTATTGAAGCAGTAGCAAAAGAAGAAGGTTTATACGACGAAAACAGACCTTACGAACCTTTAGAATTTGTAGTAGGCGAAGGACAAATGATACAAGGCTTTGAAGAAGCAGTATTAGACCTCAGTGTTGGTGAAGAAATCACAGTTACATTACCACCTGAAAAAGCTTACGGTCAAAGAAATGACGAATTAGTTGAAAAAATCCCAAGAAATTTGTTTGAAAATGCAGAATTTGAACCTGAAGAAGGTATGTGCATCATGTTGGGAGAAATGTACCCGCCAGCAATTATCGCGGAAGTTACAGAAGAAGAAGTTGTTATTGATTTCAACCCTGAATTAGCAGGAGAAACATTAGTATTTACAATAAAATTATTAGAAGAAGTAGAATAA